Proteins encoded together in one Oceanidesulfovibrio indonesiensis window:
- a CDS encoding ferritin, with protein MLSQTMNDALNEQVKWEFFSSFLYLSMSAFCAEQGLSGFASWMRLQADEEHVHAMKIYDFILERGGSVKMHALDAPKTSFASPLDVFEYGFEHEQEVTRRINNLVDLAIQEKDHATNIFLQWFVTEQVEEEDSFSDVLAKLRLVGGQGEGLFMIDKELGGRSAASAA; from the coding sequence ATGCTGAGCCAAACCATGAACGACGCCCTCAACGAGCAGGTCAAATGGGAATTTTTCTCCAGCTTCCTTTATCTTTCCATGTCGGCGTTCTGTGCGGAGCAGGGCTTGTCCGGTTTTGCCAGCTGGATGCGGCTCCAGGCGGATGAGGAGCATGTGCACGCCATGAAGATCTACGATTTCATTCTCGAGCGCGGCGGCTCCGTGAAGATGCATGCTCTGGACGCGCCCAAGACATCCTTTGCCTCGCCTCTGGACGTGTTCGAGTACGGGTTCGAGCACGAGCAGGAGGTCACGCGCCGCATCAACAACCTCGTGGATCTCGCCATCCAGGAGAAGGACCACGCCACGAACATCTTTCTGCAGTGGTTCGTCACCGAGCAGGTGGAGGAGGAAGACAGCTTCTCCGATGTGCTCGCCAAGCTGCGGCTTGTGGGCGGCCAGGGCGAAGGGTTGTTCATGATCGACAAGGAACTCGGCGGCCGTAGCGCCGCCAGTGCGGCATAA
- a CDS encoding deoxyhypusine synthase family protein has product MSTVRAFMEKNYKHFNARETLDAARAWEELLDKGGQMFVTLAGAMSTAEIGISLAPLIEAGKVHGICCTAANLEEDLFNLFDNPDYRLVPHYNDLSPEEEVALRDEGMNRVTDTCIPEWAMLKAEKYLIDLWKESEAAGTGRFPWEYMYALLDNPEVQQHFRVPKEHSWVWAAKEKNLPIYTPGWEDCTLGNKFTALVMSGRLSTHNVIKTGTQQMEHLAKWYMERADKGIPVGFFQVGGGIAGDFPICVVPMIIQDLHKEDAPHWAYFCQISDSTTSYGSYSGAVPNEKITWHKLDVDTPKFMINSDASIVAPLIFSYLMGE; this is encoded by the coding sequence GTGAGTACGGTGCGCGCGTTTATGGAAAAGAATTACAAGCACTTCAATGCTCGCGAGACTCTGGACGCCGCGCGTGCGTGGGAGGAGTTGCTGGACAAGGGCGGACAGATGTTCGTGACCCTTGCCGGCGCCATGTCCACGGCCGAAATCGGCATTTCTCTGGCCCCGCTTATCGAGGCCGGGAAGGTGCATGGCATCTGCTGCACAGCGGCGAACCTCGAGGAAGACCTCTTCAACCTCTTCGACAATCCGGACTACCGCTTGGTGCCGCATTACAATGACCTCTCGCCGGAAGAAGAGGTGGCGCTGCGCGACGAAGGGATGAACCGCGTGACAGACACGTGCATCCCGGAGTGGGCCATGCTCAAGGCGGAGAAATACCTGATCGACCTGTGGAAAGAGTCCGAGGCCGCCGGCACAGGACGCTTTCCCTGGGAGTACATGTATGCGTTGCTGGACAACCCCGAGGTTCAGCAGCACTTTCGCGTGCCCAAGGAGCATTCCTGGGTGTGGGCGGCCAAGGAAAAGAATCTGCCTATCTATACGCCGGGTTGGGAAGACTGCACCCTGGGCAACAAGTTCACGGCCCTGGTCATGTCCGGCCGTCTCTCCACGCACAATGTCATCAAGACTGGCACGCAGCAGATGGAGCACCTGGCCAAATGGTACATGGAGCGCGCGGACAAGGGCATTCCCGTCGGCTTCTTCCAGGTCGGCGGCGGCATCGCGGGCGATTTCCCCATTTGCGTGGTGCCCATGATCATCCAGGACCTGCACAAGGAAGACGCGCCGCATTGGGCGTACTTCTGCCAGATTTCGGACTCCACGACTTCCTACGGCTCATACTCCGGCGCAGTGCCCAACGAGAAAATCACCTGGCACAAGCTGGATGTGGACACGCCGAAATTCATGATCAATTCCGACGCCTCCATCGTGGCGCCGCTCATTTTCTCCTACCTCATGGGCGAGTAG
- a CDS encoding pyridoxamine 5'-phosphate oxidase family protein: MQTHSLAQVLALIETQDMAVLATTDGNEPHASLMAYVSADGGRTIYLATGASSTKYRNIAAHPRVSLLVDTREVSICPGSDAPRSSIQALTAGGRAEVIPQEQSGEPKRLFRIAHPHMQAFLDDPDTIFLAVRITDLLLLNGLADATFLRLDVDG; this comes from the coding sequence ATGCAAACACATTCTCTTGCTCAGGTGCTCGCCCTTATCGAGACCCAGGACATGGCAGTGCTCGCCACCACGGACGGCAACGAGCCCCACGCCTCCCTCATGGCCTACGTCTCTGCGGACGGCGGCCGCACCATCTACCTCGCCACAGGCGCAAGTTCCACGAAGTATCGCAACATAGCGGCGCATCCGCGGGTGAGTCTGCTCGTCGACACCCGGGAGGTCTCCATCTGCCCCGGGTCCGACGCGCCCCGCTCTTCCATCCAGGCCCTCACCGCAGGCGGACGCGCCGAAGTCATCCCGCAGGAACAGTCCGGCGAACCGAAGCGGCTTTTCCGAATCGCGCATCCGCACATGCAGGCGTTCCTGGACGACCCCGATACAATATTCCTCGCCGTGCGCATTACCGACCTGCTTCTGCTCAACGGCTTGGCCGACGCGACCTTCCTGCGCCTGGATGTGGACGGCTAA